In the Flavisolibacter tropicus genome, one interval contains:
- the metH gene encoding methionine synthase: MSEANTIKPYLRLSGLEPLVVRPESNFVNVGERTNVTGSKKFARLIRENKYEEALSVARQQAENGAQVLDVNMDDALLDGVKAMTTFLNLLQAEPDIAKIPIMIDSSKFEIIEAGLKCVQGKCIVNSISLKEGEAKFIEQAIICQSYGASVIVMAFDESGQADTLEKKVNISERAYKILTEQVGFDPQDIIFDPNIFAVATGIEEHNNYAVDFIEATRIIKQKMPLTKVSGGVSNVSFSFRGNDHVREAIHSVFLLHAIHAGMDMGIVNAGQLVVYDQIEPELRELCEDVILNRRADATERLVTFAETVKSKGKEEEKKDETWRHTSVEERLKHALVNGITEHIEQDTEEARLKYPKPLDVIEGPLMAGMDVVGDLFGSGKMFLPQVVKSARVMKKSVAVLTPYIEAEKEERRAAHLAAGTTNEESASAPKVLLATVKGDVHDIGKNIVGVVLGCNGYDIIDLGVMVAADKILETAQKENVDVIGLSGLITPSLDEMVHVAREMKRRNMKQPLLIGGATTSRTHTAVKIAPEYDNGVLHVLDASRSVTVVSNLLNKEQSESFIQQTQQEYIDVRNQFLSKQRTKAMIPYEEAVVTKEYFDWKNYTPTKPATEGVKVFKNFDLATIAKYIDWGPFFIGWEMPGRFPEVLSDKIFGTEATRLYNDAQKMVEKIVAEKWFTANGVIGLWPAVSNNRDTVTLQTEQGEVKLEMLRQQLKKAAGQPNFSLADFIKPSPESTPLGSTEDTDYMGAFAVTIDGARGHIDRFASEHDEYNKILVQILADRFVEAFAECLHQQTRKEHWGYEKGETLSNEQLIREEYKGIRPAPGYPACPDHTEKLKLFSLLNATENIGIELTESLAMNPPASVCGWYIAHPQSHYFGLGKIQRDQLEDYAQRKGMSIEDAERWLRPVLE; the protein is encoded by the coding sequence ATGAGCGAAGCGAATACAATCAAACCATATTTAAGACTGTCCGGATTGGAGCCACTGGTGGTGCGCCCGGAAAGCAATTTTGTAAACGTAGGTGAACGAACCAATGTAACAGGTTCTAAGAAGTTTGCCCGCCTGATCCGTGAAAACAAATATGAAGAAGCACTAAGTGTGGCCCGCCAACAAGCGGAAAACGGCGCACAGGTGCTGGACGTGAACATGGACGACGCCTTATTGGATGGCGTAAAAGCTATGACCACTTTCCTGAACCTGCTGCAAGCTGAACCCGACATCGCCAAGATTCCCATCATGATCGACAGCTCTAAGTTTGAGATCATTGAGGCCGGCTTGAAGTGCGTGCAAGGAAAATGTATTGTTAACTCTATTTCTCTGAAAGAAGGCGAAGCCAAGTTTATTGAACAAGCCATCATCTGTCAGAGCTATGGTGCTTCTGTAATTGTAATGGCCTTTGACGAAAGCGGTCAGGCAGACACCCTAGAGAAGAAAGTTAATATCAGTGAGAGAGCTTACAAGATCTTAACCGAACAAGTAGGCTTCGACCCACAAGACATCATCTTTGACCCCAACATCTTTGCAGTAGCCACTGGTATTGAAGAACACAACAACTACGCCGTAGACTTTATTGAAGCTACGCGCATCATTAAACAAAAAATGCCGCTAACAAAAGTTAGTGGTGGTGTAAGTAACGTATCCTTCTCCTTCCGTGGTAATGATCATGTGCGTGAAGCTATTCACTCTGTATTCTTACTGCATGCTATCCATGCCGGCATGGACATGGGTATTGTAAATGCAGGGCAACTGGTAGTGTATGATCAGATAGAGCCTGAGTTAAGAGAGCTGTGTGAAGATGTGATATTGAACAGAAGAGCCGATGCTACAGAGCGCTTAGTAACCTTTGCTGAAACGGTTAAATCCAAAGGCAAGGAAGAAGAAAAGAAAGATGAAACATGGCGTCATACTTCAGTAGAAGAACGCCTGAAGCATGCGCTGGTTAATGGTATTACTGAACATATAGAACAGGATACTGAAGAAGCGCGCCTGAAATACCCTAAACCACTAGACGTAATTGAAGGCCCATTAATGGCCGGCATGGATGTGGTAGGTGACCTGTTTGGTAGCGGCAAGATGTTCCTGCCACAAGTAGTAAAAAGCGCCCGTGTGATGAAGAAGTCGGTGGCGGTATTAACACCTTATATTGAAGCCGAGAAAGAAGAGCGCCGCGCGGCACACTTAGCAGCTGGCACCACGAATGAAGAATCTGCCAGCGCTCCTAAAGTGTTACTGGCAACGGTGAAAGGTGATGTTCACGATATTGGAAAGAATATAGTAGGTGTGGTATTGGGCTGTAACGGCTACGACATTATTGACCTGGGTGTAATGGTTGCCGCTGACAAAATATTAGAGACTGCACAGAAAGAAAATGTAGATGTTATTGGACTGAGTGGTCTGATCACGCCTTCACTGGACGAGATGGTGCATGTGGCACGTGAAATGAAGCGTCGTAACATGAAGCAGCCCCTGCTGATTGGAGGAGCCACTACCTCACGTACACATACAGCCGTAAAGATTGCTCCGGAATATGACAATGGCGTTTTGCACGTACTGGATGCTTCCCGTAGTGTAACAGTAGTGAGCAACTTGCTCAACAAGGAGCAAAGTGAAAGCTTTATCCAGCAGACCCAACAAGAATACATTGATGTACGTAACCAGTTCCTAAGTAAGCAACGCACCAAGGCCATGATCCCCTATGAGGAAGCTGTGGTGACGAAAGAATACTTTGACTGGAAGAATTATACACCTACCAAACCAGCAACAGAAGGTGTTAAGGTGTTCAAAAACTTTGACCTTGCTACTATTGCTAAATACATTGACTGGGGTCCTTTCTTTATTGGCTGGGAAATGCCTGGGCGTTTTCCAGAAGTACTGAGTGACAAGATCTTTGGTACAGAAGCAACCCGCTTGTACAATGATGCCCAGAAGATGGTAGAAAAGATTGTAGCCGAGAAGTGGTTTACGGCAAACGGAGTTATTGGGTTGTGGCCAGCAGTCAGCAACAACAGAGACACCGTTACCCTTCAAACAGAGCAGGGTGAAGTGAAGTTGGAGATGTTGCGTCAGCAGCTGAAAAAAGCAGCCGGCCAACCGAACTTCTCGTTAGCAGACTTCATTAAACCTTCACCAGAAAGTACACCTTTGGGTAGCACAGAAGACACTGACTATATGGGCGCTTTTGCTGTAACCATTGATGGTGCCCGTGGTCATATTGATCGCTTTGCCAGTGAGCATGATGAGTACAATAAGATCTTAGTTCAGATCCTGGCCGATCGCTTTGTTGAAGCCTTTGCTGAATGTTTGCATCAACAGACACGTAAAGAGCATTGGGGTTATGAGAAAGGTGAAACATTAAGCAATGAGCAACTGATACGCGAAGAGTATAAAGGCATTCGTCCGGCACCAGGCTATCCTGCTTGCCCAGACCACACTGAGAAGCTGAAACTATTCTCCTTACTGAATGCTACAGAGAACATTGGCATTGAACTAACAGAAAGCCTGGCCATGAACCCTCCGGCATCGGTTTGCGGTTGGTACATAGCGCATCCACAAAGCCATTACTTTGGTTTAGGAAAAATACAGCGCGACCAATTAGAAGACTATGCTCAACGCAAAGGAATGAGTATAGAAGATGCAGAACGCTGGCTACGACCAGTATTAGAATAA
- a CDS encoding HAD family hydrolase, whose product MNQPIKAIIWDLGNVFVDWNPNHLFEQLIEDKIKRQYFFENICTMDWNENQDAGYPIQKATEELVAKHPEWKEYIEAYYGRWEEMLGGPINGTVEIFKQLKEKDHLKHYALTNWSHELFPTALRLYDFMHWFDGRVVSGEERMRKPQPEFYKLLLDRYGLQPSDVVFIDDNLRNIKAAEAMGVKSIRFESPEQLRSRLQELNLL is encoded by the coding sequence ATGAATCAACCTATCAAGGCAATTATCTGGGATTTGGGAAATGTATTTGTGGATTGGAATCCCAATCATTTATTTGAACAACTTATTGAAGACAAGATCAAACGTCAATATTTCTTTGAAAACATCTGTACCATGGATTGGAATGAAAACCAGGATGCTGGTTATCCTATCCAGAAAGCCACAGAAGAATTAGTAGCTAAACATCCGGAGTGGAAAGAATATATAGAAGCGTATTATGGTCGCTGGGAAGAAATGCTTGGTGGTCCAATAAATGGTACTGTTGAAATCTTTAAGCAGCTAAAAGAAAAAGATCATTTAAAACACTATGCGCTGACCAATTGGAGCCACGAGTTGTTCCCTACAGCATTACGCCTATATGATTTTATGCATTGGTTCGACGGTCGTGTAGTAAGTGGTGAAGAGCGTATGCGTAAGCCGCAGCCTGAATTCTATAAGCTGTTACTGGATCGCTATGGCCTTCAGCCTTCCGATGTTGTGTTTATTGATGATAACCTGCGAAATATAAAAGCTGCTGAAGCAATGGGAGTTAAAAGCATTCGCTTTGAGTCGCCCGAGCAGTTGCGTTCCCGCTTGCAAGAGTTGAACCTGCTATAG
- a CDS encoding TIGR00730 family Rossman fold protein → MKTSEPIIPKSEHVYLEGPKSRSYELQFTWRVFKEFIRAFRTLHFVGPCITVFGSARFKEDHEYYKCAQEFGKRIAELGFTVMTGGGPGIMEAANRGAYENGGMSVGCNIELPFEQVHNKYLHKYMTFKYFFTRKTMLVKYSYAFIIMPGGFGTMDELFEILTLVQTKVIHGFPVVLFSKKFYNPLIKVFNHMAEEKTISPEDLNLVLLTDDVQEAMEHIRKYIQTNYVVKPRQPRRWWFFEKN, encoded by the coding sequence ATGAAAACTAGTGAGCCGATTATACCCAAAAGTGAGCACGTATACCTTGAAGGACCTAAAAGCAGAAGCTATGAACTCCAATTCACCTGGAGAGTTTTTAAGGAATTTATCCGGGCTTTTCGCACTCTACATTTTGTAGGGCCTTGTATAACTGTATTTGGTTCTGCGCGTTTTAAAGAAGATCATGAATATTACAAGTGTGCACAAGAGTTTGGTAAGCGCATTGCTGAACTGGGCTTCACTGTTATGACAGGAGGTGGTCCAGGCATTATGGAGGCTGCTAACCGAGGCGCTTATGAAAACGGTGGCATGTCGGTAGGGTGCAATATTGAGTTACCCTTTGAACAAGTGCACAATAAATACTTGCATAAGTATATGACGTTTAAATATTTCTTTACCCGCAAAACCATGCTGGTGAAATATTCTTACGCCTTTATCATTATGCCTGGTGGGTTTGGTACCATGGATGAATTGTTTGAAATACTCACACTCGTGCAAACGAAAGTGATCCATGGCTTTCCGGTTGTATTGTTTAGCAAAAAGTTTTATAACCCCTTGATCAAAGTGTTTAATCACATGGCTGAAGAAAAAACCATTTCTCCTGAAGACCTGAACCTGGTGTTATTAACCGATGATGTGCAGGAAGCTATGGAACATATTCGTAAGTACATTCAAACCAATTATGTAGTAAAGCCCCGCCAACCACGCAGATGGTGGTTCTTTGAAAAAAATTAG
- a CDS encoding exodeoxyribonuclease III, with amino-acid sequence MKIISYNVNGLRAAMKKGFLEWLKTDPADIICIQENKAQQGDVDSSLFHEAGYKDYWFCAQKKGYSGVTVFSKVEPDYVQCGTGHQVSDEEGRVIQLDFGNVRLINAYFPSGTTGDIRQTYKYQWLDEFYNYVQELRKQHPNIVICGDYNIAHKEIDIHSPKTNQQTSGFLPEERAWMDKLYSNGWVDVFREVKPEPHRYSWWSQRFPSVRAQNKGWRIDYISVSEPLRNCIKDSEIYPDVKHSDHCPVYAEFDISLLNKN; translated from the coding sequence ATGAAAATCATATCCTACAACGTAAATGGCTTACGGGCTGCCATGAAAAAAGGATTTTTAGAGTGGCTGAAAACCGACCCGGCTGATATCATCTGTATCCAGGAAAACAAAGCCCAACAAGGCGATGTTGACAGTAGCTTATTTCATGAAGCTGGTTATAAAGACTATTGGTTTTGCGCCCAGAAAAAAGGATATAGCGGAGTAACGGTATTTTCTAAAGTAGAACCCGATTATGTACAATGCGGAACAGGCCACCAGGTGAGCGATGAAGAAGGCCGTGTGATACAATTGGATTTTGGTAATGTGCGATTGATCAATGCTTATTTTCCATCTGGCACAACCGGTGATATTCGCCAAACATACAAGTACCAATGGCTGGATGAGTTTTACAACTATGTGCAGGAATTGCGAAAACAACATCCCAACATTGTTATTTGTGGTGACTACAATATTGCACATAAGGAAATCGATATTCACTCTCCTAAAACCAATCAGCAAACCAGCGGCTTTTTACCTGAAGAGCGCGCTTGGATGGATAAATTATATAGTAATGGTTGGGTAGATGTATTCAGAGAAGTTAAACCAGAACCACACCGTTACTCATGGTGGAGTCAGCGATTCCCTTCTGTACGCGCTCAAAATAAAGGCTGGCGGATTGATTATATATCGGTAAGTGAACCATTACGTAATTGCATTAAAGATTCAGAGATCTACCCTGATGTAAAACATAGCGACCACTGCCCTGTTTATGCGGAGTTTGACATTAGTCTTTTAAATAAGAATTAA
- a CDS encoding DUF4286 family protein, with protein sequence MIIYNVTVKVEAGIADAWLEWLLNEHIPDIMATECFSDYKVVRLLEVDDTEGPTYAIQYHADSKALYNHYIIKHAADMRQKSFDKWGERFIAFRSVMQIVK encoded by the coding sequence ATGATCATTTATAATGTAACGGTGAAAGTAGAAGCAGGGATTGCTGATGCCTGGCTGGAGTGGCTGCTCAATGAGCACATACCGGATATTATGGCTACGGAGTGTTTTTCAGACTACAAAGTAGTGCGCTTGCTGGAAGTAGATGATACGGAAGGACCAACCTATGCTATACAATATCACGCAGATTCTAAAGCGCTTTATAATCATTATATTATTAAGCACGCAGCAGATATGCGACAAAAGAGTTTTGATAAATGGGGTGAACGCTTTATTGCATTTCGTAGCGTTATGCAAATTGTGAAATAG
- a CDS encoding 30S ribosomal protein THX: MGRGDKKTKKGKIFKGSFGKARPASDKKITGTKPAVKQEGK; encoded by the coding sequence ATGGGTAGAGGTGATAAAAAAACCAAAAAAGGTAAAATCTTCAAAGGATCTTTCGGTAAAGCAAGACCTGCGAGCGATAAGAAAATTACTGGTACTAAACCTGCTGTTAAGCAAGAAGGTAAATAA
- the pdxH gene encoding pyridoxamine 5'-phosphate oxidase, whose product MTSEIASLRQEYAAQVLLEKDVAPHPIAQFKTWWQQVMNSQITEPNAMTLATSSADGVPAARIVLLKDFDYNGFVFYTNYQSFKGMQLEENPKACLVFFWKELERQVRIVGLVSKVDAQESDAYFHSRPEGSQLGAWTSPQSQVIKNREWLDLRYQEVVKEKGGKTIERPSHWGGYVVKPVLIEFWQGRPSRLHDRIQYTLEENGEWKIERLAP is encoded by the coding sequence ATGACTTCAGAAATAGCCAGCCTGCGGCAGGAGTATGCCGCACAAGTATTGTTGGAAAAAGATGTAGCGCCACACCCCATTGCACAGTTTAAAACGTGGTGGCAACAGGTGATGAACAGCCAGATTACTGAGCCTAATGCAATGACACTGGCTACTTCTTCGGCTGACGGTGTGCCGGCTGCCCGTATTGTATTGCTGAAGGATTTCGATTACAACGGTTTTGTTTTTTACACCAACTATCAAAGCTTTAAAGGCATGCAGCTGGAGGAGAACCCGAAAGCCTGCCTGGTTTTTTTCTGGAAAGAATTAGAGCGTCAGGTGCGTATTGTTGGGTTAGTAAGTAAGGTAGATGCTCAAGAAAGCGATGCTTATTTTCATTCCAGACCGGAAGGGAGTCAGTTAGGTGCATGGACATCGCCACAAAGCCAGGTAATTAAAAACCGTGAATGGTTAGATCTGAGATACCAGGAAGTTGTAAAAGAGAAAGGTGGTAAAACCATTGAGCGCCCATCGCACTGGGGTGGCTATGTAGTTAAACCTGTGTTAATAGAATTCTGGCAAGGCCGACCTAGCCGCCTGCACGACCGTATACAGTATACACTGGAAGAAAATGGAGAGTGGAAGATTGAGCGCTTAGCGCCGTAG
- the pyrH gene encoding UMP kinase, whose translation MLPKYKRILLKLSGESLMGDKSFGFDTRVLSQYAQDIKSITELGVQVAVVIGGGNIYRGMNEAETGIERAHGDYMGMLATVINGMALQAALEKIGVYTRLQSAIKMEQIAEPYIRRRSIRHLEKGRVVIFGAGTGNPYFTTDTAGSLRAIEIKADVIMKGTRVDGIYTADPEKDPTATKYGIITYQECITQKLNVMDMTAFTLCMENSLPIVVFDMNKPGNLRRVATGEKVGTLVRG comes from the coding sequence ATGTTGCCTAAATACAAACGCATTCTGCTCAAGCTTTCTGGTGAATCATTAATGGGAGATAAAAGCTTTGGTTTTGATACCCGGGTTTTGTCTCAGTATGCACAAGACATCAAGTCTATTACAGAACTAGGTGTTCAAGTAGCAGTAGTAATTGGTGGTGGAAATATCTACCGTGGTATGAATGAAGCAGAAACGGGTATTGAGCGTGCACATGGTGATTATATGGGCATGTTGGCCACTGTGATCAATGGCATGGCCTTACAGGCTGCGCTGGAAAAGATTGGGGTTTATACCCGTTTGCAAAGCGCTATTAAAATGGAACAAATAGCGGAGCCTTATATCCGTCGCCGCTCTATCCGCCACCTGGAGAAGGGTCGCGTGGTGATCTTTGGCGCTGGTACAGGTAACCCTTACTTCACTACCGATACAGCAGGCTCACTTCGTGCCATTGAAATTAAGGCCGATGTAATTATGAAGGGTACCCGTGTAGATGGTATCTATACAGCCGATCCTGAAAAAGATCCAACCGCAACTAAATACGGCATCATTACTTACCAGGAGTGCATTACGCAAAAGCTTAATGTAATGGATATGACCGCCTTTACACTTTGTATGGAAAACAGCTTGCCGATTGTCGTATTTGACATGAACAAGCCTGGAAACCTGCGTCGTGTGGCTACTGGCGAGAAAGTGGGCACTTTGGTGCGGGGCTAA
- a CDS encoding tetratricopeptide repeat protein → MKTIVLLLLLPIYLLSCTPEEQPITKEEAIAFAQRLETSIANGHSQLFDSIFANQAFADHIAKEAGEAMDKSYVKGLVVALQEKKIGREMLKNMGSDATYEFLHHYEKDKHHHLLFRIYGDAGINYHDLELAKFDDRIGLADMFIYLSGENISKTFIRTTSLLANHAKQESEKKMLNVAKSIQNIRNLINQQQYAEANKLYEQLPEKIKEDKALQLMNLTVLAKLDQEKYKLALEVYNKYFGNDPAAQFGLFDSYFLNEEYDKALNVVNVLDCTVKDPLLNYYRALIYTKMGDRENTIKYLELLNKQKPDFGDGALELIANYIATGENEKAENLLGVYRGNKKFDQKKLESLRYLYPYFAPLSQP, encoded by the coding sequence GTGAAAACGATCGTCCTACTCCTCTTGTTACCTATATATCTTTTGAGTTGTACTCCCGAGGAACAGCCTATTACTAAAGAAGAAGCCATTGCCTTTGCACAAAGATTGGAGACCTCTATTGCGAATGGACATTCTCAATTATTTGATTCCATTTTTGCCAACCAGGCTTTTGCTGATCACATAGCCAAAGAAGCCGGTGAGGCTATGGATAAAAGTTATGTGAAGGGTTTAGTAGTTGCTTTACAGGAGAAAAAGATTGGACGAGAGATGCTGAAAAATATGGGAAGTGATGCTACCTATGAGTTTCTACATCATTATGAAAAAGATAAGCATCACCATCTTTTGTTTCGTATTTATGGCGATGCGGGTATCAATTATCACGATTTAGAACTGGCGAAGTTTGATGACCGAATTGGGCTGGCTGATATGTTCATTTACCTCAGTGGCGAGAATATCAGCAAAACATTTATTCGAACGACTTCTTTGCTGGCCAATCATGCGAAGCAAGAATCAGAAAAGAAAATGCTGAATGTGGCTAAGTCTATTCAGAATATTCGTAACCTTATTAATCAACAGCAGTATGCAGAAGCTAATAAGCTATATGAACAGTTGCCAGAAAAGATTAAAGAAGATAAAGCCTTGCAGTTAATGAATCTTACCGTGTTGGCAAAACTGGACCAGGAGAAGTATAAGCTGGCGCTGGAAGTGTATAATAAATACTTCGGCAATGATCCCGCTGCACAGTTTGGTCTTTTTGATTCTTATTTCCTGAATGAGGAATATGACAAAGCACTTAATGTAGTAAACGTGCTGGATTGTACTGTAAAAGATCCGCTGCTCAATTATTATCGTGCACTGATCTACACTAAAATGGGCGACCGGGAGAATACGATAAAATACCTGGAACTGTTGAATAAGCAAAAGCCCGATTTTGGCGATGGTGCATTGGAGCTGATTGCAAACTATATTGCGACTGGCGAAAATGAAAAAGCAGAAAACCTGCTGGGCGTGTATCGCGGTAATAAAAAGTTTGATCAAAAGAAGCTGGAAAGCCTAAGATACTTATACCCGTATTTTGCGCCCTTGAGCCAGCCGTGA
- a CDS encoding transglutaminase-like domain-containing protein: MGKAIFLFVCFISFSALQAQTSRSHLSERIDTTNLNLEQFATQIAGNASTDYEKAKVLLNWLSQRLDWKATDYQQRSVNQILQRGGGNCFELAKVYMALIKALHLPYRPIAEINIHRYSESRQQTAEEKVKEKGNAMSVFGRQHNDHRWLEIFDATSNRWEPVDPSMNVIGVESWLKARVWFGERLTIDTSITNDMIVPFAIFTTGPSKTQMQESRSTYYLVEAFDKLYNYQLSKLPSWKAWPEGVAALQDPARNAFAGTENLHSNGTQIASLATVYGQLKKEYFAINPNPKN, from the coding sequence ATGGGAAAAGCTATTTTCTTATTTGTTTGTTTTATAAGCTTTAGCGCCCTTCAGGCACAAACCAGCCGATCGCACTTAAGTGAGCGAATAGATACTACCAATCTCAACCTTGAACAATTTGCTACACAAATAGCAGGTAATGCAAGCACTGATTATGAAAAAGCTAAAGTATTGCTGAACTGGCTTAGTCAACGCTTAGACTGGAAGGCTACCGACTATCAGCAACGAAGTGTAAACCAAATTTTACAGAGAGGTGGTGGCAACTGCTTTGAACTGGCCAAGGTATATATGGCCCTGATCAAGGCCCTACATTTACCCTATCGCCCTATAGCCGAAATCAATATTCATAGATATAGCGAAAGTCGTCAGCAAACGGCTGAAGAAAAAGTAAAAGAAAAAGGGAATGCCATGTCTGTATTTGGCCGCCAGCATAATGACCATCGTTGGTTGGAAATCTTTGATGCCACCTCCAATCGCTGGGAGCCCGTAGATCCATCAATGAATGTTATAGGTGTAGAAAGCTGGCTCAAAGCCAGAGTGTGGTTTGGAGAACGACTAACCATTGATACTAGCATAACCAATGATATGATTGTACCCTTTGCTATTTTCACAACTGGCCCCTCAAAAACCCAAATGCAAGAGAGCCGCTCTACTTATTACTTAGTGGAAGCCTTTGACAAACTATACAATTACCAGCTCTCCAAATTACCATCATGGAAAGCATGGCCTGAAGGTGTCGCCGCCTTACAGGACCCAGCGCGTAATGCATTTGCAGGCACTGAGAACCTACATTCCAATGGCACACAGATTGCCAGCTTAGCTACGGTGTATGGGCAATTGAAAAAAGAATACTTTGCTATAAATCCTAATCCAAAGAACTGA
- a CDS encoding PulJ/GspJ family protein — protein sequence MLSTRIILLLAFFAFLPSLVFAQNKTDQKEAIRKAFQQINNDQRLKKLTLESEAFLKHMPDGGGELTGFYKDGQLVKIREWIGLSDGNKVVEYYLKDGALIFVYGQFNTWMFDATLDEFDHSKTKTIFEGRYYFHQQKLIDKIEKGNMHTADEMYYKENNMLTTANQYATLLNKTKK from the coding sequence ATGTTATCGACACGAATAATTCTTTTGCTTGCCTTCTTTGCATTTCTGCCCTCTCTCGTATTTGCGCAGAACAAGACTGATCAAAAAGAGGCTATCCGCAAAGCGTTCCAGCAGATCAACAATGACCAACGTCTAAAAAAACTAACACTGGAAAGTGAAGCCTTTCTGAAACACATGCCTGATGGTGGTGGCGAACTAACAGGGTTTTACAAGGATGGACAATTAGTAAAAATTCGTGAATGGATTGGCTTATCAGATGGCAATAAAGTAGTGGAGTATTATTTGAAAGATGGGGCATTGATATTTGTATATGGCCAGTTCAACACCTGGATGTTCGACGCTACACTCGACGAATTTGACCATAGTAAAACCAAAACTATCTTTGAAGGACGTTATTATTTTCACCAACAAAAACTTATAGACAAAATTGAAAAGGGCAATATGCATACTGCTGATGAAATGTATTACAAGGAGAACAATATGTTGACTACAGCAAATCAATACGCAACCTTACTTAACAAGACCAAAAAATAG
- a CDS encoding GNAT family N-acetyltransferase, producing the protein MMTLIETDRLIVSDFNLDDAAFIIKLVNSPGWLQYIGDRNIKSPEEARQYLENGPLKSYKQWGFGLYRVALKNTNTAIGMCGLIKREVLDGIDIGFALLPAYEGQGYAYEAAKAVLDYAAKDLGMKRMLAITMVDNAASIKLLQKLGLRFEKMIRLNDEDLALLAMELGKESHIVKEKE; encoded by the coding sequence ATGATGACCCTGATTGAAACAGACCGCCTTATTGTCAGTGATTTTAATCTTGATGATGCTGCCTTTATTATTAAATTGGTAAATAGCCCAGGCTGGTTACAATACATTGGTGACCGTAATATAAAAAGCCCTGAGGAGGCACGCCAATACTTAGAAAACGGACCTTTAAAAAGCTATAAACAGTGGGGCTTTGGCCTATACCGCGTAGCCCTAAAAAACACAAATACGGCTATTGGCATGTGTGGACTAATTAAGCGTGAAGTGTTGGATGGAATAGATATCGGCTTTGCCCTCTTACCTGCTTACGAAGGCCAAGGCTATGCATATGAGGCGGCAAAAGCGGTTTTGGATTACGCTGCCAAAGACTTAGGAATGAAACGCATGCTAGCTATTACAATGGTTGACAATGCTGCCTCAATTAAGCTGCTTCAAAAACTAGGGCTGCGTTTTGAAAAAATGATCCGCCTAAACGATGAAGACCTTGCATTACTAGCCATGGAGCTGGGTAAAGAATCGCACATTGTTAAAGAAAAGGAATGA